AACTGTCAAACACTGCCTCTGTCCAGAGTAAAAAAggcatgaaaaagaaaaagaagcaaaagaaaatgtaaagcagGCCAGACACTGCGTTTCTTTTCTGAATGGAAAGGAGTCATAGATTACTCTTCCATAATCAAGACAAGACTTGGAATCCCCAACCTCTGCTaacctctcttttcctctctcttcatctcttctgcACTCTACTAGCGTTATCTGCTTTTGAGCAGAACCATACTATGCATCCTGCTCACTGCTACTACCGAGATGAGTTCACTACAttccctgaaacacacacacactctctctgctcACTCAAAGAGCTCACCTAGACTAATACACAAGTCGCCATGTCACCTTTCTCATGTGTATATTTGTCCAATTCTCTACGCACTCTCCCAAGTTACTGTAATATATCTAGTacagtacagaaaatagataGTTCTGAGTTTTTGGAATGGGTATAAAAAAAGTGTATAAAATAGGAAGAAAGATAGTCCACGAGAGACCAGAGGTGTTTAATGAATGGCAGAGAAGGGGAGTGTTAGATTTATATCCCCAGGACTAAAATCCACATTTTCTATGTGCATTAATATGTCTGCGGTCACAGATTTCActattataatagtaataatattgtAGTAATATTGTCCATAGGCTTGAGTCAGTAGATTTGTATTCCGTTTacactgtgactgtgtgtgtgtgtctgaatcccTGCTATCCACTTCAAATGTATTAGGAAATCACAGCATTTCTCTAAAGCCCAAATTTGCTGGTTGCTTGTGTGTAGTTTAATAGTCAGTATATACAAAGTCTGAGTAGGAACCCAGTCATGCGTTATTGCCAAGGTTTCAGCTGAAGCTCCTTCAGTCACACCCTGAACATGGGTCAGTCAACTTTAGAAACTATGCTTCTTCTTTACCAAGTCAACCCCAGTGTTTATCACTGCAGCGAATTATTGATAAACACTATCGCATTTTTATATACAGCATAGCATTTAACACTAAGGATGGATATTGCTCTGGGGAAGAGGGAGTGTTCAGAATTGTGCTGCATACACAGGAATATTTACAGGTGCTGATGAAGAAATATCCAGGAAAACATAAGAACAGAAGAGACTCAAGTAAACTACTCAGAAACATTGTTAAGAATTATAGACTCTTGTAGAAACTGACAACATGTACACATTTTCATAATCTTGAAATAACCACAGGTTTAAAGAGGACAACTCTGCCTTAAgaggggatgtgtgtgtgtgtgtgtgtgtgtgtgtgagtgcgtgtgtgttatgtgtgtctgtgtacatgCTTAGCTATTTCCTAACTGTGTCCCCATTCTGAGATGGGTCAGGTCCTGAGGTAAGCACCAGTTTCACTTCACTTTGGTTTAAGAGTCAATCTATCAAATGTAACcaaaacaaacatcaacatGATGACATTCTACAGAAAAAGATCACTAGAAGGCAATGTACTGAAGTTGCCTACAACATTGTAACATGTTCAGTATGCTCGCTAAGGCTGGGAGGGTTATAAGTCCTATCACAGTGCATTCATGGCTTAAGTAAGTCTTCACATTTACCTCTTGAGGTTGTAAATGTCAATAGTGGTCAATAAACCCCcctcttaaaaaacaaaaaaaaaaggaaaattccCAGTATCATTGGTAAATAAGTATAAGGTACAGGTGCGTATAAATAATATTGATATGTCACATAATAAGACATAATATGTCTTTGCAAATTTGGTTTGCTGCTTGTATGTTACGGGCAGGTGGTGTTCGGGTGTGCAGTTGGGGTGATCCAGGCAGTGTGTACATCACAAGACTGCTTAGCAGCCATGAAATCTGGGATCAGGCTGACAGACAGCACGAACAGTCGCAGAGAATTGGGGATTTCACAGGGCTTATCCTGAGTGGAGCAGCTGCAGTGAGAGTGCTGAGATTTATCCATGCTATCAGTGTCAGGGAGAGTGCCCTATGTCTAATCTTCATGGCTGTCACATTAACAGCTTCACATATTAACCTGAAAGCAACAACACCATGAGTGGGCCTATGCAGCTCCCTGTGATGTATACTCTGATTATGGAAGTTTACTTTAAATGCTATTAGATTCATTATTTATCAAATAATGTGAGCTACTTGGATGGAGTTTATATACACTGGATCTGGAGAAAAAATGCTTTTGTTTCGATTGCTATTTGTTTGGTTTTGAGTGTTGTTGAGGCTCGACGCTTTTCTAATGGGTTCACTGTGTTCTCCTGAAGAATGTTTGGGCTGCATTGCTGAATTGTAAATATTACCCGATTTTAAAGGCAACACCCATGCTTAGTCTATCTCACCAGATGCACATAAATTCACCACCATGGATTACTGGCATGATTGGACTATGAACAATAATATGTCAGTGGTGCACTCAAACGGATTTGCTTATTTCTCTTTAAACAACCAGTATGAAGGCACTTGTAAGAAGGTGGgttataatatgtaaaatatttcaaactATATATGACACTCTGGATATTCTCTCTACAAAATGGGACTTACTATATCAATGCATAGATAAGCTTAAGTCACTTTACCAAAGTGCTGGAACAATTACTGGCTTCACGTAGTTGCTCCCTTTTTTGTATGGGAATGCTGGGCCACTCAGCAAAGCAGGAAACTGATTTAAAGGAGATATCCAGTATTCCAAAAAGTCCTCCAATTATCATAAAATTCCAAAGATGCAGCTTTCTCTTTTGCCCAGAATCCCTTTTCCGTCCTGGTCAGAAGCCCTGAAAATTGTTCATATGTGCTTTGTTACTTATTCTATATACAATAGTCACACTTATTACACAGGTTAAGGGTATGATTGCAACACTCTTTTGAAAGCTATTTTCTTTGGGTTTTACTtacatacaaaaacaaataaaataaataaaaatgtctttttggTTTTCAATTGACTGGTTGGCTCCGAAGCTGAATAAAAAGGATCTTAttctttaatataaatactgcACTGTTACGTGAGTGTGTCCATGGTTggagcaaattataaataaCAGttctcctttaaaaaaaaatggctgtatTACAAAATGTGTAGAGAAAGGCACTTTTAACAGTCAATGCATCCTGCATGCAATTTTCTGGCTAAAGGTCTCTTTCCTTCTGTGTCTGAGGTGCAGGTTCATTGAAGTTGAGGTGAGAGTTACAATACTGTGGGCAGCCTACAGGCATTTTGTTGTGTGTCATAGCTGGGCAGCTGAGTTCTGCTGATGGAAGACAGAGTTGGTGGTCTCCTCTCTAGCTGGGGGAGTAACGGTCAATGGTGCGTGCCTCTGCAGGTAGCTGTTGAGAGGCAGGTGGCAGTGGCAGGACATCCATCTTATCATGGGTGAGGCCTAAGTGCTCTGCAGTCAGTTTGGACAGCGGATAAAGGCTTTCCATGGCCTTGGCATCTGCCAGTAACTGCTGGGAGGCCTGTGCAAGAAGCTCAGAGGCCTTTTCCTGTTTCAGGCCTAGATGTTCAGCTGCATACTTACTTAGGGGAAAGATGCCCTCAGAGAAGTCCATCTTCAGCTTGCCATCGGATATGAATCctccaccattaccaccactgCTGTGCATCTTCATGTGACTAATGAGGTTACGCTGCTGGGCAAATTTGCCACCACAAACCTGGCACTCGTATGGCTTTTCACCAGAGTGAATGCGCATATGCTCAGTGAGCCTGTACTGCCTAGTGAAACGCATGCCACAGGCATCACAGGCAAAAGGCTTTAAGCCCAGGTGGCTACGCATGTGGCGGGTCATGGTGCCACGTTGGGTGAATTTTTTGCCACAGATGCTACAGGGGTAAGGGCGGGTCAGCCAGTGGGTCTTCTCGTGCTGTCTTAGGGTGGCCGGGTCCTTGTAAGTTTTATCACAGGAGGCACAGCGATATGGCCGAATCATTTCCCCAATGCCCACTGGATGTAGGTTCTGCCCTAATTTACTGTCTGAGTAGGTGTTGTGGAGGCTGCCAGTGCTGTTCAGGTTTGTCGGTCCATTGGTGCTGGCGGGTTTGTCAGTGCCGTTGCTGTTTGGGTTTTCTAGCTCTCCCACATGGTTGAGATCCTCTTCTGCATGTGTTTCCACATGGGCATTGAGCTGTTCAGAGCTAGGGAACCCTTTGCCACATGGGATGCACACATATAAGTTATCTCCAAAGCTCTCTGGCTCATAAGGCATATGATACCTCCCACGGGGACCAGGGGGAGATGGCCTGCCTTCACTGCTGCCTGTTTCCTCACTGCCCGTCCCATTCTCATCCTCTCCATCACAGGTTACTGGCCTGTCATAGCCTCCCTCACTAAGGTTCAACTTCTCCTCACTGTTTTTGTGGTGATTCAaatgttggtggtgtgtgtctTTATCCTGCTCACCCATGCCCCCActatcatcctcctcatcatcctcatcttcatcttccaCACTGTAGGTCATGGGCTCATTCTTTACCCAGCGGTAAATGTTGGAACCATCCCTGCTGCGGTCACCTGGTTCTTCTGAGGGCTCAGGGCTCGGAGGGCAGGGGTAGGCCTCCTGTCCCTGGGAACTTGAACGCTGAAAACGAGGGAGTTGGGGCAGTTGGTTGAGGAGGGGAAAAGATCGTGAAGTGAGAGAGCCAGTGTGATGCACAGCCTCCATTTTCCCTGAGCCATCGGTTGGACTAAGAAGAGGGCTTGTGCGGTGACTCAGTTCCCCCTCTGGCTCCTCGTTGGGGTgactcagatgaggatgggtaGAATGCTGCTGGGAGCTGGGGCTCTTCTTGGAGAGGTCTAGGCCATATATGGGTGAGCAGTTTCTGTCTGCAGAAGGCAAACGTAGACCTGGTTGTGGAGGCAGGGTTGCTTGAGAATGAGGGTAATGCTGCTGACCCTGTGTAGGGAGTGGAGCATAAAGCTCTCCTACATGGGGGGCCAGGGAATGGGGTGGTAGATCCTCCAATGATGGGCCTCGTGGTGTGCTCATCACCCCACCAGGGAAGCAGGGCTGTATTACTGGAGTGGACACTCGCAGCCTACCACCCAGCACTCCACTGGGGCTCATTTTAGTGTAAGGCAGAAACCCAGACGGGGGTCGTAAGTGGTATTTCCCATTTCTTTTTAGCTTCTTTTTGCACAGGGCTACCAAGTCCAGCAGCTGCAAATAGCTAGCAGCTGCCAGTACTGCACCTATGTTGGGCTCTGTGGGAGAGGTGGGGTCACCTTCACTTAAGCGTCCTGTGTATATGTAGTCAAGGATGACTCTGAAAACACCTGGACTCACCATCTCGTGGTCCAGGTTGATGAGGTTGTCATGGACAACAAGGGATTTAAGGTAGAGGCTGCTGGCAGCCAGAATGTTCTTATGAGCACGAAATAGAGCATTTTGCACCACtatgatgacatcacacaagAAGCCTTTGGTGCGTTGCGTGTTCAGTTGCAAGAGGAGGTGCCTAGCATGAGTTGGGACTTCCATGGCATCCAGCATTGTCTTCAGTCCACCACCTGAAACAGTAAGAAAAGAAGTTAAGACTTTATCCAATAACCTCTATATGAACCCTAGCACACTGTTGGGTTTTTAATATGCTGCTGAAACCCAAAGTACAGCTGAAGCCCAGCATAGTAAACTGACACGTCTGTTCAGAATGTCATTCTTAAGCCAAATTGTCTTGTTTAATAAGTATTGACTGAAAGGACAACTGAAGGCCTACTACTTGAGAAGAGTACCTGAgagaagtatatatatatatatatatatatatatatatatatatatatatatatatatatatatatatatattattggtTGGCAGAGAACAAAggtataatgaaaataaatacactgcGTTTAGAGCCCAAAAGTGGTCCCTGCGGTTCACCTTCATGCTGTCTTTGCAGAAAACTAATGTCAAAATATTTCCGATCCACGGTCCATAAAAAAGtccaaattaatatttaaaattgaGATCCTACTAAACGACAAGGGACACAATGGTAAGCATATAAGTGCATGTTTCAAACCTACAGCGAAAAGGCAAAAGTATACATATAGGTGGAAAATGGCAGTATAAATGTGTTTTCATGTTACTGTCTTCCTGATAAAGTATTCCAGAGGTGGTGTGTGAAGTTTTAAACAAAGTCTTACTGAACGTTTTGCAAGTGTGACGAACAGCAGGTATAAACCAGTGGGACAAAAATGTGTCCAATAAAAGATAGGACAGTCAGCTCCCTTTTAGCTCGGTCAAATAAGGAACTACAGACACACTTACTGTAAATCTTATCAGAATTACAGGGCTGGGGTGCAAACTAACCTTCATTAGCACTGTATGGAAAATGATCATTATTACCAGGGAtgtttaacaaaaacaatatcTCTGCTCTATATTAGATGTACAAATCCCTATTATATAACTTGTGCGCATTCACCAGGATGTGTTGTTTAAACACTGCTACAGCGTACGTGTACTTTATATACAAGATAAAACAGATTTCTGGGGTCCCCTAGGGCTTGACTTCAGTGATGGGAAACCAGCAGCTAAATAAATAAGGTCAGCCATAGTCATCCTCTCTTTGTTTATATCGTTGCACGTTCGCTTCTTTATAGAGGAATAAGGAAGTCTGTATTTATACGCTTCAATTTAATTTTTCCCTTAATGTTCTAGTATATGCTTACTGTTCAGTTATATGATACTGTAAACTTTTTATTAATGTGCAGACGAAAACAACTTAAGCAGTATGTCATGGAGCATGCACGACCCCGGGACATTAGTATGGTTTTATATGAAGCAATGAAAACCAATTCTGCTGGGTTTTTTTGGGTTTGGTTGGTTTtggttggggtttttttgtttgttttgtttttcaatctAAAAATCAGGGTGATCCATGTAATCGTGTCAAAATGACTTGAGAGAAATTTTACCAGTAATCAGATGTGCGGATTTTTCCCTCACACTTCCCTACAGACTGAGTTGCACTCCGGACACAGAGGTGCACGAAGCGCTTTACCGCGCGCGCAGCTGACAGAGTGCGCCTTCACAGAAACGCAGTAACAGAACTCCTAAAACTCACACTTATCCGTCTGACTGTAAAATGGTGACTTTGTGAGTGGACTAAAAGCAAACAGTCTGGtacaaaacaaacagcttgcaaacattaaaacaaaaccaaTCTTGCAATTTAAGCGGAAATAACAAACAAGATTAAGCAAGCCTCatcacgcaaaaaaaaaaaaactagataaGAAAATAGCAATCAGAAGTCGTTAGGTCAACAATACACCTGTAGCGCAGAGCGCATGTGCGCCGTTTGCTCCACGGTTTAAAGCATGGTTACGTTTTGCGCATTTCTGAATaggaataattaataataattggcCAGAATTCATCTCAAAATCCGCTACAAATATATACGTCTAAGAAAATGCATATAACTTTACACCTTTATGATACTACGCCTTTATTTATGCCAAAAGTGTAATACAGATTCATGTATTGCGATGGTCACGGACACTAGTGACCTAACACTGAGATGATATTGTGCTCTCTGTGCATTTGTTCCTAGATCCCTCTTcgtgagaaaagaaaaagccacAGCCTGGGGATTGTCTCGgtaattttcattatttttcatcatttGCAGGTGTAAAATTAAGCGAAGGGAGAAAGAGTAATAGCTTTCCcatttaagaaataaagaacGATAGTGCTGGGGGGGCCCCAAAACCCAAATATTCATGACATATAAGTATACcttttccctgtgtgtgtgtgtgtgtgtgtgcgagagagagagagagagagagagagagagagagagagagagagctgcgaTAACGTTGCCTTTTCCCAAATACGACcaataaaattagaataaaaagaataacaGCTTGTCAATTTTTTTGTCGATTAAGGTATTGAACATCCCCTCTATTCTGTCAGGCGCTCACAGCGTCGAGTCAAAAAGGGAAGTGGTAGCACAAGTAAATCATGTTTAAAAAGCTTTGTTTGAACTCCACGCGTAAACACTTATATCCTCCTGCACGTCCCCTGCGCTCCTTACAAACCCCGATTAGACGAATGTGTCTCTTCTACAGCCTAAAATAAACCACCAATGTCAAATACCTTACATTACAATACCTTACAGTTACTTTCCACCTCCTAAAATTAGTCCTAATTACCAAAATAGCCTATACGGCCCTAATCTTAATCCTAATAATCACTTTCCAGGTCAGCAATGTTTGCTTTACTGAATCCCGTTAAGTAAAACACTTCACCTATAAACAGTAAACAGGTGCAAACACGATGGTTAGATTTAAGAAAAGACTTAATAAGACTATAAAGATGTATAGAATGCCAGCAGGATGTATAAAAGTAACGCAAGAGCCTTATTCCCAATATATAGTCTGGGTGTGATGGACTAATTTGCTATATTTGGTATGATCCATGCTCTTGCTTTAGGACGGCCCGTGGGTCCTATTTTGGACGGTTTGGTATTCATTAGGccctgtgttttgtctgtgttgtcACTTGGCTGGTTTTGGGTTGAGGCAGGGGTCTAAAATTGAGGGAATTAAAGTCTGCCTGTACCTACATCCCTCTGACTTACACtccactatctctctctctctctctctctctcgctctctctctctctctttcctccctcAATCAGCTCTTAACCACAAATCCTCCTATAGAGATTTATTTTGTCCGCAGTTTAGTGCATATGTTCAACAGGTCATATCCATAATCTTTTGTTAAGATATTGAACACTTAGAAATAACTGTTTAATAGAAGTTTAATAGgtagtagattttttttaaaatatatagattAGCCTCGAAAACCTACAGGCTGTCACAGCCGATCAGATGGCTTgggaatagaaatagaaaagcaTCATATATAGAATATATGCTATTAAatgtttgcacttttttttagctTCAATTAATCATAGCGAAAAGAAGATCCTTATTTAATAAGCgtttaaataaactaacacgttTACAAGTACCAAGATATGAAATGTTAACAAATTATTCGTTCAATATAGCTACAAATATAGCTTTAATATACCGGTTATAATTtcatctaaataaatatttagggTGAATGGGATccaacacacataaaaacaaataaaggttGTACTTAAATCAGCCCAGATTGTGAATCAGGACTTCTACTTCTGGTGTCTGTTGTTAACGAGCATGATGAAGTGATTTAATGAGTAAACTTTCAGTCATTGCTATAACTATATTTtacacacttgttttttttgcgCTAATGTCGTTCGCACATTTCAGCTACGCGGAGGAGAAATTGCAgaactctctctcctctctctctcctctctctctccctctctctctctctctctctctctctctctgtgtgtgtgtgtgtgtgtgtgtgtgtgtgtgtcgctctCCCGGACTCCAAGTTCATTCACAAATCTCCTTAACACTGCCACAGCCGCTTTTAACACACACCAGCTCTTCTTTCACATTTTAAACGTTTTCCTTCGGGCAAAGAAAGGCACTTCAATCTAACAGCCTGACTAGAAAAACACACTCTGTTATCCGCTTTGAAAATATTTCTCTGCTCTTTCTCCTCAGCTCCTTAAGACAGCCTGTCATTTTGCGCCACTGTGAACAAGTTACGTTTGGGCTCCATTTTTGTCACCTACTTTTTAAAGCATAACTATTTAAATCCATCGTGTTTCTTATGCAGGGATATAAACGCTAAAAGACAACTAATCAACTATTTGATGAATATGCTCTTTGAATTACAAGtccattttttaaacatttcatgATGCCCCTAACTTCAGTCCACAACAGGCGCTAAGTCAAAGTGACACGAGTTTCAGGGATATTCTTATCCATCATCTTATTCATCGTCTTACTCAGGCTCATCATGTTCTTATTTCACACACTGACAGCAGTCATAAAATAACTCAAAATAATTCTTCACGTGCTTTGGTTTTGGTGAAAACAAACAGCTGTCACATCAGCACCCATGTCTGAAGCTCATAATATCAT
The window above is part of the Hemibagrus wyckioides isolate EC202008001 linkage group LG17, SWU_Hwy_1.0, whole genome shotgun sequence genome. Proteins encoded here:
- the hic1 gene encoding hypermethylated in cancer 1 protein isoform X1, whose protein sequence is MIITGDSERMAEDLGYPGGGLKTMLDAMEVPTHARHLLLQLNTQRTKGFLCDVIIVVQNALFRAHKNILAASSLYLKSLVVHDNLINLDHEMVSPGVFRVILDYIYTGRLSEGDPTSPTEPNIGAVLAAASYLQLLDLVALCKKKLKRNGKYHLRPPSGFLPYTKMSPSGVLGGRLRVSTPVIQPCFPGGVMSTPRGPSLEDLPPHSLAPHVGELYAPLPTQGQQHYPHSQATLPPQPGLRLPSADRNCSPIYGLDLSKKSPSSQQHSTHPHLSHPNEEPEGELSHRTSPLLSPTDGSGKMEAVHHTGSLTSRSFPLLNQLPQLPRFQRSSSQGQEAYPCPPSPEPSEEPGDRSRDGSNIYRWVKNEPMTYSVEDEDEDDEEDDSGGMGEQDKDTHHQHLNHHKNSEEKLNLSEGGYDRPVTCDGEDENGTGSEETGSSEGRPSPPGPRGRYHMPYEPESFGDNLYVCIPCGKGFPSSEQLNAHVETHAEEDLNHVGELENPNSNGTDKPASTNGPTNLNSTGSLHNTYSDSKLGQNLHPVGIGEMIRPYRCASCDKTYKDPATLRQHEKTHWLTRPYPCSICGKKFTQRGTMTRHMRSHLGLKPFACDACGMRFTRQYRLTEHMRIHSGEKPYECQVCGGKFAQQRNLISHMKMHSSGGNGGGFISDGKLKMDFSEGIFPLSKYAAEHLGLKQEKASELLAQASQQLLADAKAMESLYPLSKLTAEHLGLTHDKMDVLPLPPASQQLPAEARTIDRYSPS
- the hic1 gene encoding hypermethylated in cancer 1 protein isoform X2, which codes for MLDAMEVPTHARHLLLQLNTQRTKGFLCDVIIVVQNALFRAHKNILAASSLYLKSLVVHDNLINLDHEMVSPGVFRVILDYIYTGRLSEGDPTSPTEPNIGAVLAAASYLQLLDLVALCKKKLKRNGKYHLRPPSGFLPYTKMSPSGVLGGRLRVSTPVIQPCFPGGVMSTPRGPSLEDLPPHSLAPHVGELYAPLPTQGQQHYPHSQATLPPQPGLRLPSADRNCSPIYGLDLSKKSPSSQQHSTHPHLSHPNEEPEGELSHRTSPLLSPTDGSGKMEAVHHTGSLTSRSFPLLNQLPQLPRFQRSSSQGQEAYPCPPSPEPSEEPGDRSRDGSNIYRWVKNEPMTYSVEDEDEDDEEDDSGGMGEQDKDTHHQHLNHHKNSEEKLNLSEGGYDRPVTCDGEDENGTGSEETGSSEGRPSPPGPRGRYHMPYEPESFGDNLYVCIPCGKGFPSSEQLNAHVETHAEEDLNHVGELENPNSNGTDKPASTNGPTNLNSTGSLHNTYSDSKLGQNLHPVGIGEMIRPYRCASCDKTYKDPATLRQHEKTHWLTRPYPCSICGKKFTQRGTMTRHMRSHLGLKPFACDACGMRFTRQYRLTEHMRIHSGEKPYECQVCGGKFAQQRNLISHMKMHSSGGNGGGFISDGKLKMDFSEGIFPLSKYAAEHLGLKQEKASELLAQASQQLLADAKAMESLYPLSKLTAEHLGLTHDKMDVLPLPPASQQLPAEARTIDRYSPS